From the Roseibium salinum genome, one window contains:
- the gyrB gene encoding DNA topoisomerase (ATP-hydrolyzing) subunit B, producing MSDTSTPEPIPTPEPDNSAEYGAESIKVLKGLDAVRKRPGMYIGDTDDGSGLHHMVYEVVDNAIDEALAGHADHVTVALNADGSVTVSDNGRGIPTDIHREEGVSAAEVIMTQLHAGGKFDQNSYKVSGGLHGVGVSVVNALSTKLELRIWRNGKEHYMSFSHGEADGPLQEVGPANGKKGTEVSFTPSPGTFTRIEFDFATLEHRLRELAFLNSGVRIILTDKRGVEDVVEELYYEGGLEAFVRYLDRAKHPLIEAPINMRAERDGITVEAAMWWNDSYHEHVLCFTNNIPQRDGGTHLAGFRAALTRQVTSYAESTGLMKKEKVSLSGDDCREGLTCVLSVKVPDPKFSSQTKDKLVSSEVRPVVENLISQILAEWLEENPAPAKTIVSKVVEAASAREAARRARELTRRKGALDVASLPGKLADCQERDASKAELFLVEGDSAGGSAKQGRHRENQAVLPLRGKILNVERARFDKMLSSNEIGTLITALGTGIGKEEFNIEKLRYHKIIIMTDADVDGAHIRTLLLTFFFRQMNELIEKGYIYIAQPPLYKVKRGQSEQYLKDETALEDYLIAQGLDDASLSLANGEVRTGQDLHTVVETARKISEIFDGLHSRYNRDVVEQAAIAGALNPEILDDRAKAEEAAAYIARRLDILADEFERGWTGEARDDGSLVFKRTVRGVEEAAMIDAALLGSSDARRLAAHAPHLNEIYAKAAVLRRRDTATEVRGPRALMKQVFTIGQKGISLQRYKGLGEMNPEQLWETTLDPNARSLLQVKVREADDADDIFTKLMGDEVEPRREFIQDNALSVANLDI from the coding sequence ATGAGCGACACATCCACGCCCGAGCCCATCCCGACCCCTGAACCCGACAACAGCGCCGAATATGGCGCGGAGTCCATCAAGGTCCTGAAAGGCCTCGACGCCGTGCGCAAACGGCCCGGCATGTATATCGGCGACACGGATGACGGCTCCGGCCTTCATCACATGGTCTACGAGGTGGTCGACAACGCCATCGACGAAGCGCTTGCCGGCCATGCCGACCACGTCACGGTGGCCCTCAATGCCGACGGCTCCGTGACCGTCTCCGACAACGGGCGCGGCATTCCGACCGACATCCACCGGGAAGAAGGCGTTTCCGCCGCCGAGGTCATCATGACCCAGCTCCATGCCGGCGGCAAATTCGACCAGAATTCCTACAAGGTGTCCGGCGGCCTTCACGGCGTCGGCGTTTCCGTGGTGAACGCGCTGTCCACCAAGCTGGAACTGCGCATCTGGCGGAACGGCAAGGAACACTACATGAGCTTCTCCCACGGGGAAGCCGACGGCCCCCTGCAGGAGGTCGGGCCCGCAAACGGCAAGAAGGGCACGGAAGTCAGCTTCACGCCGTCGCCGGGAACCTTCACCAGGATCGAGTTCGATTTCGCCACGCTGGAGCATCGCCTGCGGGAACTGGCGTTCCTCAACTCGGGCGTCCGGATCATCCTCACCGACAAGCGCGGCGTGGAAGATGTCGTCGAGGAGCTCTACTACGAGGGTGGCCTGGAAGCCTTCGTGCGCTACCTGGACCGGGCCAAGCACCCCTTGATCGAGGCTCCGATCAACATGAGGGCCGAGCGGGACGGCATCACCGTTGAAGCCGCCATGTGGTGGAACGACAGCTATCACGAACATGTCCTGTGCTTCACCAACAACATTCCGCAACGCGATGGTGGCACGCACCTTGCCGGCTTCCGGGCGGCCCTGACGCGCCAGGTCACCAGCTATGCCGAGTCGACCGGCCTGATGAAAAAGGAAAAGGTGTCCCTGTCCGGCGATGACTGCCGCGAAGGCCTTACCTGCGTCCTCTCGGTGAAGGTCCCGGACCCGAAATTCTCCTCGCAGACCAAGGACAAGCTCGTCTCGTCCGAAGTCCGTCCGGTGGTCGAGAACCTGATCTCGCAGATCCTCGCAGAATGGCTTGAGGAAAATCCGGCGCCCGCGAAGACCATCGTCTCCAAGGTGGTTGAAGCGGCGTCCGCCCGCGAGGCGGCCCGCAGGGCCCGCGAACTGACCCGCCGCAAGGGGGCGCTCGACGTTGCCTCCCTTCCCGGCAAGCTGGCCGACTGTCAGGAGCGCGATGCCTCCAAGGCCGAACTCTTCCTGGTGGAGGGCGATTCCGCAGGCGGCTCGGCCAAGCAGGGCCGCCACCGGGAAAACCAGGCCGTCCTGCCGCTGCGCGGCAAGATCCTCAATGTGGAACGGGCGCGTTTCGACAAGATGCTGTCCTCCAACGAGATCGGCACCCTGATCACCGCGCTCGGCACCGGCATCGGCAAGGAAGAGTTCAACATCGAAAAGCTGCGCTACCACAAGATCATCATCATGACCGATGCTGACGTGGACGGCGCCCATATCCGGACCCTGCTCCTGACCTTCTTCTTCCGGCAGATGAACGAGCTGATCGAGAAGGGCTACATCTATATTGCCCAGCCGCCGCTCTACAAGGTCAAGCGCGGCCAGTCGGAGCAGTATCTGAAGGACGAAACGGCCCTGGAAGACTACCTGATCGCCCAGGGCCTGGACGACGCCTCGCTGAGCCTTGCCAATGGCGAGGTCCGCACCGGCCAGGATCTGCATACGGTCGTCGAGACCGCCCGGAAGATTTCGGAAATCTTCGACGGCCTCCATTCCCGCTACAACCGGGATGTGGTTGAACAGGCCGCGATTGCGGGGGCTCTCAATCCCGAGATCCTGGACGACCGCGCCAAGGCCGAGGAGGCCGCAGCCTATATCGCCCGCCGCCTGGACATTCTCGCCGACGAATTCGAGCGCGGCTGGACCGGCGAGGCACGGGACGACGGCAGCCTGGTCTTCAAGCGCACCGTTCGCGGTGTGGAGGAAGCAGCCATGATCGATGCCGCCCTGCTCGGCTCGTCCGACGCGCGCCGGCTGGCGGCCCATGCGCCGCATCTCAACGAGATCTACGCCAAAGCCGCCGTGCTGCGCCGCAGAGATACGGCGACGGAAGTGCGCGGCCCGCGGGCCCTGATGAAGCAGGTCTTCACCATCGGCCAGAAGGGCATTTCGCTGCAGCGCTACAAGGGCCTTGGCGAAATGAACCCGGAGCAGCTCTGGGAAACGACGCTCGACCCGAATGCCCGCTCCCTGCTGCAGGTGAAAGTCCGCGAGGCGGACGATGCCGACGATATCTTCACCAAGCTGATGGGCGACGAGGTTGAGCCGCGGCGCGAGTTCATTCAGGACAACGCGCTGTCCGTGGCAAACCTCGACATCTGA